The Flaviramulus sp. BrNp1-15 genome has a window encoding:
- a CDS encoding cysteine desulfurase family protein, producing the protein MKHVYFDNAATTPMRDEVINSIAEVMKTNFGNPSSSHSFGRASKSLIEQSRKAIANHLNVSAGEIIFTSGGTEADNLVLISTVKDLNVKHIITSKIEHHAVLHTVEKLQKQFELQVSYVKLNADGTIDFSHLEMLLQNEVKTLVSLMHINNEIGGILDLKRVASLCKANNALFHSDAVQSVGHYKLDLQDVPIDFLAASAHKFHGPKGVGFAFIRKNSALQPLIIGGEQERGLRAGTESVHNIVGLESALTLAYQNLEKETLYVTELKEYFIDKIKKEISGVKFNGLSDNLDKSTYTLVNVCLPITPEKAAMLLFQLDLKGIACSKGSACQSGSSQKSHVLTEILSNEDLEKPSIRFSFSIFNTKEEIDYVVGILKEFSEGI; encoded by the coding sequence ATGAAGCACGTGTATTTTGATAATGCAGCTACAACGCCAATGCGCGATGAAGTTATAAATTCTATAGCCGAAGTTATGAAAACTAATTTTGGTAACCCTTCATCATCGCATAGTTTTGGTCGTGCATCAAAATCGTTAATAGAACAATCCAGAAAAGCAATTGCTAATCATTTAAATGTTTCTGCTGGTGAAATTATATTTACATCTGGCGGTACAGAAGCTGATAATTTGGTGTTAATTAGTACTGTAAAAGATTTAAATGTAAAACATATTATTACTTCTAAAATTGAACATCATGCTGTTTTACATACTGTTGAAAAACTTCAAAAGCAGTTTGAATTACAAGTGAGTTACGTGAAATTGAATGCAGATGGCACTATTGATTTTTCACATTTAGAAATGCTTTTACAAAACGAAGTTAAAACACTAGTTAGCTTAATGCATATTAATAATGAAATAGGAGGTATTTTAGATTTAAAGCGCGTTGCTAGTTTATGTAAAGCCAATAATGCTCTATTTCATAGTGATGCTGTACAATCTGTTGGGCATTATAAATTAGATTTACAAGATGTTCCAATTGATTTTTTAGCAGCATCTGCTCACAAATTTCATGGGCCTAAAGGTGTTGGTTTCGCTTTTATAAGGAAAAACTCTGCATTACAACCGTTAATTATTGGAGGCGAGCAAGAAAGAGGTCTTAGAGCGGGTACCGAAAGTGTACACAACATAGTTGGTTTAGAAAGTGCACTAACATTAGCTTATCAAAATTTAGAAAAGGAAACCCTTTATGTAACTGAATTAAAGGAATATTTTATAGATAAAATTAAAAAAGAAATCTCCGGTGTAAAATTTAATGGTTTATCTGATAATTTAGATAAAAGTACTTACACATTAGTTAATGTATGCTTACCAATTACTCCAGAAAAAGCAGCAATGTTATTGTTTCAGTTAGATTTAAAAGGTATTGCTTGCTCCAAAGGAAGTGCCTGCCAAAGTGGTAGCTCACAAAAATCTCATGTCTTAACAGAAATTCTATCCAATGAAGATTTAGAAAAGCCATCAATTCGTTTTTCTTTTAGCATTTTTAATACTAAAGAAGAGATTGACTATGTTGTTGGTATTTTAAAAGAGTTTTCGGAAGGTATATAA